In Aspergillus luchuensis IFO 4308 DNA, chromosome 1, nearly complete sequence, the following are encoded in one genomic region:
- a CDS encoding uncharacterized protein (COG:S;~EggNog:ENOG410Q2IT;~InterPro:IPR027417): MSLHQDYSTSSEFPPSQITAPIDVGSHIVHRDGLITELIARLKASHIVRVRGTPASGKTTIVNLLANKLLDCDPNTPLYVMSGWDVDMVTRAKGWAGYLEQRTGVHGRSWLTQRGYLLIDEAQQSYWDVALWADLFKAVDPSSQPYIVLFMSYGSPDRGFSGFERKYMATPMIFGEGQEISLRPDINIQSPWKPVGLLMEENEAIQVIERCAPQVIPDCGPLLTPALKQGLFKSSSGHVGLIKSLVLALRSLPVLSKEVRNRRPLEWQTISTAFFSDPMGFFRCLRSLPFSRGLPPARILQIPNVAAVLKAAVASDGILTSSFAGTSKEAQEGLEHILANGWLHAEICDGGERYIFASQIHRWYCQCLFSEKRPDNQLEYDTPLQLALDVIRGFQPCQLAHAPRSLAGSSRPLEDQYQKEFYRCLFPLLDGHVVVSPEFVVQSDIKGGTIDFLITQKKWGLELLRERDRLQEHMDRFKPNGQYYTLIEKGRMDYYIVLDFTTTMPRKPNPEFQNRLYHIVFSKTYRDVSVINGWDLRVVDAFVLMENKIRRYD, encoded by the exons ATGAGCCTCCACCAAGATTACT CTACTTCCTCCGAATTCCCACCGTCACAGATAACTGCACCTATAG ATGTCGGATCACATATCGTTCACCGGGATGGGTTGATCACGGAGCTCATTGCTCGACTGAAAGCATCTCATATTGTTCGAGTGAGGGGGACTCCTGCTTCGGGTAAGACAACCATCGTGAATCTATTAGCCAACAAGCTACTTGATTGTGATCCAAATACTCCTCTTTACGTCATGTCTGGTTGGGATGTAGATATGGTAACGAGAGCAAAGGGCTGGGCCGGTTATCTCGAGCAACGAACTGGTGTCCATGGCCGCTCCTGGCTGACACAACGAGGGTATCTCCTTATCGATGAGGCCCAACAATCGTATTGGGACGTCGCGCTATGGGCGGATCTGTTCAAAGCTGTTGACCCATCATCTCAACCTTACATTGTACTGTTCATGTCTTACGGCTCTCCAGATAGGGGCTTTTCGGGTTTCGAGCGAAAATATATGGCGACGCCAATGATTTTCGGTGAGGGACAGGAAATATCACTTAGGCCCGATATCAATATCCAATCACCTTGGAAACCTGTTGGTTTGTTAATGGAGGAAAATGAAGCCATTCAAGTTATTGAAAGATGTGCGCCACAAGTCATACCAGACTGTGGGCCTCTTCTGACGCCAGCTTTGAAGCAAGGCTTGTTCAAAAGCAGCAGTGGACATGTAGGGCTCATTAAATCTCTGGTCCTAGCTCTGAGGTCCCTACCG GTACTCTCCAAAGAAGTGCGAAACCGCAGACCGCTAGAGTGGCAAACAATCAGCACAGCCTTTTTCAGTGACCCAATGGGGTTTTTTCGATGTCTTCGAAGTCTCCCATTCTCCAGAGGTCTGCCCCCAGCACGGATCCTTCAAATACCTAATGTCGCCGCTGTTCTTAAGGCAGCCGTTGCTTCTGATGGGATCCTCACATCCAGCTTCGCGGGTACATCTAAGGAGGCACAAGAAGGTCTCGAACATATCTTAGCCAACGGATGGCTTCATGCAGAGATTTGCGACGGAGGAGAGCGATACATATTCGCAAGTCAAATTCATCGTTG GTATTGCCAGTGTCTTTTCTCCGAGAAACGCCCTGATAACCAACTTGAATACGACACTCCTTTACAGTTAGCGCTCGACGTTATCAGAGGATTTCAGCCATGTCAGCTAGCACATGCGCCTCGTTCATTAGCAGGTAGTTCCCGGCCACTGGAAGACCAGTATCAGAAGGAGTTTTATCGCTGTCTCTTCCCTTTACTGGATGGGCATGTTGTCGTGTCTCCCGAGTTCGTGGTTCAGTCGGATATTAAAGGTGGAACAATTGACTTCCTTATTACCCAGAAGAAGTGGGGATTGGAACTCCTCAGAGAACGTGACCGGCTTCAAGAGCACATGGACAGGTTCAAGCCAAATGGACAATATTACACTCTGATCGAAAAAGGCCGGATGGACTACTATATTGTTCTCGACTTCACCACTACAATGCCTCGAAAACCCAATCCAG AGTTTCAGAACCGTTTATACCACATTGTATTCTCGAAAACATATCGGGATGTCTCAGTGATTAATGGATGGGATCTTCGAGTAGTTGACGCCTTTGTCTTGATGGAGAACAAAATTAGACGCTATGACTAG